GAGCTGAGCGCGAATGATCGGGGCGAAGAGATTCTCACCTTGCATTTCCGTGAGCCAGCTGGGCTGTCCGTAGTGCTCCGAGGCACTGGCCACCGTGTTGAGGAACACCAGCAGAAGCACCAGCCAGTAGAAGTTGTTGGTCTTGGCGGCCACGCGGCAGTTCTTCCTGAACGTGTGATTCAGCTGGCACAATTGGTCACTAAAAACAACCAGGGGaacgtgaaaaaaaaactaaataccaCTCAAGTACAAAAGGAGAGCTTTGGAGAGGTTTTAAATTCCTCATCTTACCAGAAGCTATTCGCCATCATCTTTGCCCTGCGGACAGAAGAAAACGCGCATATGGTGAATGGACCTCCTCGAACGTCTAAATGGCGAATGACAACTGCCGCTGCTCCTCTGTTGTCTTACATGAGAGACGCACAGAAGCCACTGTCATCGTCGAGGTACGCGATGTCGTCGTCCGAGTCGGACTCCGCTGCACacgagagagacggagacagagacggagacagagacagaggatcGGCCGTCAAGGGACGCTCACGTTAAAACCGGCACGCCGACCAAACCTCCGACGTACCTCCGCCGTCCTCGTTGTGTTTGTACCAGCCAAacttcttcatcatcttcttctttgcGATCGCAGCACCTTTGAAGTGAGACAGAGGTTGGACGTTGTGAGGAGGTGTGAAGCCCCGTGTGTTGATTTTCGTTGGCGTGTCTTGGTGGATGTGTCACAAACTAACGTTTGTTCCCTTCTTCGTCCACGTCCTCGGCCTCTATGAGCCAGTCCATGTAGCCTATCatgtcctcctccatctgcttgCTCTCCTGCGCCTGCTGCAGCTCGCCGCGCGCGAcggccttttctctctccttggaGAACTCGCTGTGAAAAGGTCAAACTCGAAAAACTCAAGGAAAGGCATTGGGCAGATTCGCTTTGCTGCCCGGGAAGGCGACCTACCCGCTCAACACACCCAACACGAGGTTGATGATGAAGAAGGATCCAAAGATGACCAGAGAAACAAAGTAGACCCACGGAATCTCGAAGCCGATGGCGTCGTTCATCTGTGCAGAGGGGCCGGGTGAGCATTTTCAACTGAAACAAAAAGTGAGCGTGAAAGCGAAGTTGTACCCAGTAGAGGACGTCTGTCCAACCCTCCATGGTGATGCACTGGAAAACCGTCAGCATGGCGAAGAAGACGTTGTCAAAGTTGGTGATGCCGCCGTTCGGGCCTTCCCACTTGCCGCGGCACTCGGTCCCGTTGCCAACGCAGAAGCGCCCGCTGCCGGCGAACGCGCAGGGCGACGGGTCGTCTTCTATCATGAGACCTGCGGGCAGAAAGCAGCACTGAGTCGGACAGTGAACCTCACCGTGAACCTAACCGCACTGAACCCCCAGCGGCGTTTGCGTGCGCACTGTCCGGCGGCGCACAGACCTGTGTATGACcagatttatatttaacatttacatttaacattaacatttatatttaacatttatacataacatttaacatttacatttaacatttattatttaacaactttgtgttactgccaaacattgtacttggaaaagttgttgcatgtatttacatgacatttgtctctaaatgttttttttattcatatgataacgctaaatgtacgaaaaacgcgcaggattttagaacgtacAAATGGCGCCCCCTACCTGTGGCGCTGGAGTAGCACGTTTTGTGCATCCGCCCGATGAAGAGCTCCAAGCCGATGATGGCGTAGATGATGATGACGAACATGACCAACATGCCGATGTGCAGGAGGGGCACCATGGCTTTCATGATGGAGTTCAACACGATCTGCAAACCTAGGCACACGCACACGAAATTTGTGTCACGGGCAAAACGcgcgttttaaaaaaaaaaaacacgtctcACGGGAGCCGCCGGCGGGGCGATCGACGCACTCGGTACTCCGGACACGAGGCGGAGGGGCCGCAGCACCCTGAACGCCCGCAGGGCTTTGACGTCCAGGCCTCCGGGCTTCCCCGCGGCGTGGTGGGCCTCTCCCGGCTTGTGATCGGTCATGCCCTCCGCCATCACGCTGAACAACCtgcagaacagaacagaaccaCGCCAAAAGTCAGGACTCCGCCTCCCACGAGCGAGAGGACGTCATGCGAGATGAAAGTACCcgacgatgacgatgacgaAGTCGAGCAAGTTCCACCCGCTGCGTATGTAGGCGCTGGGGTGCATGACCAGGCCGTAGGCAAGGATTTTAGTGAAGGTCTCGATGGTGAAGATGACGAGGAAGACGTACTCAACTTGTTCCTGAAAGAAAAGGCCAGGTTTACACACGTTTTGGCGAGATTGAAGTGTCTTGATAAGTCAGCCAGTGTGTTTTTCAATGGAATGAATATGGAAAGGTGTTGGAGAGAATGTCAAGTGATTGTGACGGTAAAACATGTGGCATTAACAGACTTTTTTTCATGCGTCTTTCTTCTACCGGCGTGTCTGATCAGTAAAGGTTGACCGGCTTTCTGACCTCTTAACTTGCTGCCTAACACACGCTCTAACATCTGCCCAGTGAGGCCTCTCTGGGTCTCTTCTCTGTAACCTTCAGCTTAATGCTTCCAATCACCGCTGCGACGTCAGGATGACACAATAATACAGATGTGGTTATAGTGTGAGACTCATTGCAACCAGTAACATCCCCCAGTGCTGATTTGAAGTGATACAACTCACTGAggagtgtgcgtttgtgtgtgtgtgttaaactgtCAGCTTACCTTCTTTGTGCAATCCAATAAAGGGATCTACGTACATCTATCCTgctgcaactgtgtgtgtgtcactgcaaaCCTTTTTAATAAAATCTCCTAAAATGCTATTCACACGTCAATTTGACCTCTCTACAAACAAGGTAAGGATGACTTCCACCCAAGAAATAACTACAATGTGAATGGCTTATTTGCACTTATAGAAGGCTGTTTGTGGTTCACGTTATCTCACACAtaatacaaagtaaaaacagGACGGTTTTCAGTTTTTCTGCTGTGCAATTTACGATTTATGGGGGGAAATAATAAGAAAGGGAAGGAACAAAGAGGGGGATGAAGCAGATGGTTGGTGGACTTAAAGTCAGTCATGATCCCTGACAAGTCACCTTCACTCGGTCACACCGTAACTTTTCTGCCTCTAACACCATTACCATCGCAAGGGACACCGAGGTTCTCACTAAATGTTGCAACCTTTAGCGAAATACCAAATGAAGCGGCCGCAACGAATCCCGCGTGCGTCTGTCAGTTTCCACTAAtgaggacgagagagagagaatcatctCGGGGGAATCACAGGAGACGTTCTGACTGGAGAGTCTAGCCTCGGAAACAGGATCATAGGAAAGGCCTTAGAGACTTAGATCACCTCGTCATTGAGTGAAGTGTCCTAAACTTTTTACACCTTCAGTTTCCAAGGAGCAACAATGCAGTCTGAAGTAGAAAGCTCAGTATGATCAAAGAGCTCCGGCATCTGTTTGATTTATGTGCTGTTCTCCGTGTCTTTCTGTTTGATCCATTTGTCAGTGCATCGATATGGACAAAGCCATCATCAGTCACAAGATGAAGGGAACGGTTACTCACCAAACACACAACCTTCTTGTGGAGTTTTTAAGTCGTTTTTTGTAACATTTGTGCTGGAACAAACCGTTTAGTATAAAGTGTAAATTTCTTCATTGTTCTCTACTCTGGGGATTTCCAATGAGATAAACTCACGCTCCCTTTACTTTCTTTATTCCCTCTTTGTTGATATCAAGTCCGTACGCTCGAGCTACTGTACATCCCTCCACTGGGAACTCACCAGCTGGTGATTGGTGGCGTTGGAGTCGTCATCTGGGTACGGCTTCGTGACACCCATGGCCACGCAGTTGGCAAAAATGGCGAGCAGGATGAAAATATCGAAAGGCTTGAAGATCGTCGTTAAGGGCACAGCTGGCCTCGTGAGTGTACATTTCCAGGATTAGTACCCACAACAGCAGAACGTAAAACGTCTCTAGAACACATTGTACATTTGAATCATATTCCACAtgcagcacaaaacaaacagtgaaggaTATTTCCACTCTACCAGGGCCAGCGCTGCCATGCGGATGGGGTTGCTGAGGGTGAGGCAGCAGAGGGCTCGGGGGGCCCTGAGGGCGGACTTGTTCGCCTGCATCGCCTTCttggccccccctcctctctttctggCCGAGCCGCTCGACCCAAGGGTGTCGGActtccccccatcccccccaagGAGGGCATCTGTCAAGGAAACAGatattgaaaaaataatcaGTATCTCCGTTATTCTGTGTTTCCGAGCATCCTGATTGTGACGAATGTCAAAGGAGGAGAAAGTAAAACATGTGGTTATGATCAATGGTGATGATGTGAATTGTTTTAAAGgtacaatttcatttttttggcaaACAGAACTCGACCGGTGGATGCCTTTATTGTCATTTTATGTTATTGGCGTGCAGCTTTGACTTCTTTCTCACACATGTCATAATATCGGCGCAGTGTATTATCCAGCACAATTAATGACAGACCTAGTAGCACCAGACAGGTATCCTGAAGGCCCCATATTGAAGGACCCGATGTGACCTACTTCTAGTGGAAGCAGCAGGGCACTTAGCGCAGCACTATCCCCATGTAGGTGATCAACTGCTGACAAGGCCCTGCACCAAGTATAAGCCTGAGGACgcatttcttctctctccttagtaaaaaaaagaaaagacgagCCCCCAATATGAGAAAAATAACTACTTTAACTGGGGTGCTTAGTACTGGGAGTACTGAATGTGATGCCCTGCTGTGTAATTATTGTTGATAATAGGAATTCCTGCTTAGATTAGAATGGTAAGAAACGTGCATTACTATCAGGATGAGATATGTTTGACCAGTTATGCATGGGTTTGTCTCGTCAGCACGTGGTTTCATATTAAGAGTTAATTTCCTTGCTTGGCTTTAAAAGGTACAAAGCGCACTCTCTTACCTTTCTTTGCATCCATGTCCGCAGTTTAAAATCACTTCAGAAAACCCACCATCAACTCCGCAGGCGATCCGCGATGCGCGCTGGAGCGCGGATGTAAATTTAGGCCCCGAAAGACAACTTTTtctgggggtaaaaaaaagagaaccatCTGGCGCCTGTCATCTCATCACCACGCGCGGCCCGCCGCGGCAGCTGAGCGGCTGGAGGCCATTCTGCTCGACACCTGCTCGTAGAAACAAAACCTGGGGCGCGTTTTCTCCCGtgcaagtaaataaaaaaaagaaaacaactgaaatggctttttatcccccccccaaaaaacgcaGGCACACAACGGTGATAGAAGTGTTATTGAAAGAAACGCGTCCGCGTGCCCGCGGTGGTCAGCCGGCAGGATTAAACGAGTTGAGCCGTTTAAAAGGATGACTGGGGGAATCTCTCACTGGGGAAGGTGGAGGAAGACGTGCCCTGTGGCTCCGTGGGGCTTTAGTTTTCACAGTTGTCAGTTCAACCGAACGGGCGGAAACAGCAACACGTATTGTCAGACATATGAGGTTGTTTAACTGAGAGTTAAAGAGGGGATTTCAGGACCTTGGACAAGTCAGCCGGTGGGTGCAGTACCGGTGGAGGGGCGACAGAGGGCGCTCGGCGCACGGTAAATAGGGAGGTGGTGTGATTGAGCCTCGGTGCTAGTCGCTGTTTTATTACCTCACATCAATGCATCCTTTTCAGCTTTGCAAATCTATGCCAACTTTCAAAAGACAACACCAGACCAAGATTTAAAGAACATTTGATgcctttattatttgttttctttcatccacTTTTGCAAGCTGAATGTAATAAGACAATACATACAATAAACATTCTATTCACAGTTCGATTGGAAAACACACAGGATCCACTGCAGTCCTGTGGGATATGCCACTATTTTAGGAAAAGGTGCTTGGTTGCTTGATGGATAATGCAGTGATCAAAGTGCGGTGCATGTATAAGTAATTCAAGCCATTGTTTTTTGGGGAACTCATTCTTATTTTTCACGCTTTGTGCCCATCCTTCTAATAGTTAAGAGAATAACGACTCATCAAAGATTGACAGTAACATCTGCCCAGTGAGGCAAGACCATATTAAGAGATTATGCAAACAAAGGGTGGCATCAGACTTTCGTTGAGCCAAGCCGCATCTTGAGTGCACATATAATTAAACACGCGTAATGTTCTTTGCATTAAATGTCACTGACTTCAGATTGCCATCACGCACGCCTCTAAGATCTAACCTTACTGACGCCTCGTTTGTTTTATTGCTCTACCTTCCTGCCTCGCAGTCATTAACAAATTACTCACAGATCTGTGCACATATGTACAATCTAAGAAAGCCTAAAGGAATAGTTTATTATCTTCAGAAATTTGCTTTCTTGCTCAGGATTACATAAAAATATATGTGCACACAGCAAGTCAGCGCACCTggtcaaaaaacaaaagggatgTGAAAGAGAGAATCTTACTCTGCATCAAAGCAAATTGTTGTaattcacaaaatgtcaaactattctttTAGAATACAGCTGCCacctaaatgttaaataatacaattgatTTTTAGCCACATTTCAAAATTGCACATTTAACTCACACAGTGAAGAGTAACCCTCGGGTGCAGAAAATGTTGCACGAGGTGCTGGAGGTGCAAACATGAGGTTTGTTACAAGCATTCACTTtagaaaaatacacagaataaaTAAACTTGAGGTATACGTACATAGTGCAACTACTCCTGACAACCAACGTGGAGACCAATGTCTCCACATCCGCGTCCTCCTGTTACCTGCTGTGATGTTTATTGTACTCCCATCTCTCTGGTTTCACTCTATGTGTCCACAGCCGGTTCCCGGACGCTCTACTGAAACTCCCCCTTTGCCCCCCGAGGCTGCTGCTCACCTCCATCCTTCGGAGGCAGCTGACTGGGATCTTCTGCAAATGGAATagctgaaaaaaacagaagggatTTAGTAGCAGTAACCTGTTTATTCATGGTGCAAATATTATGCATTTTGACAGAAAAAGCCTTTTCGCATGGAAGGTATTTTGATGTCAGAGTGGAAAGACCAGATgtgttaaataaaatgacataaTTACAGAGTTCCTTCAGTTTGTGGTTATCGctctgtctcattgtctttTTGCATCCAATATGCGTAGGTGCACCGAAACTTATGGCACATGCATAGAAAACCAAAAATGAATATAGGGAAGGATTCAAATCTGTTTAAGAGGCCATTTtcttatataaaaatattttattacagCCACGAAAATGTAAATGGCAAAATCTCAATCAGCTTCACTTACAGTTCTGAAACTGCTGTGCTGTATATCTGGTTAGGAGGATCCCAAATCCCTCAATTAGAGCGAGCAGAATCCCCCCCATCATAGCAGAGCCCATCATAGTTAACGGCCCACCTGAGGGAAAAACACAGAATTGATTAAATCACACTTAATTCGATGAGCTCACGTAATTGTGACACATGGGCCGCCTCTTACTGCGTGCTGCCAGGATGGCCCCAGTAAGTGCTCCACTTGTTATAGAGTTCCAAGGATCCTCTTTCCCTCTCAAGCGAACTAACCCGCAGTCGATGGTGGAGAAGAGCCCTCCCCACACGGCGAAGCTACCTGAACACCACCAACAGTGTGAGGGCTTGCAGAGTAAAAGTTCCAACTGGACCAAAATAAACAGACTCTTGTGCAGGTAAATCTTTTAATACACATTGGGAGGGTTGATATGTAATTCCATCAGAGGCAGTTTGCATAACAGGACTCCAAGAGGAACAATTTGTGGTTACAAAAGGAGACGTCCTCACCTCCGATTTGAGGAGCTCTCATTCTCACTGCATTGGCGCTTCCTCTCAGCCTGTGTCCGACACCCTAAAAACATTAGATCGCCGTTCAATGCTGCCTTTAAAAAACGAGCTGTAGCAtatgatgatgaaatgatgacgTGGACTCACTGCAGGGGCATTGCGAAAGCCCTTGATCGCCTGGAACACCCCTCCCCCAATGACACCCATGGTGAAAGCGCCTCCACAGTCATCCACTATTCTCCAGGGGCTAGAGGGATGCAGTaacaagtgaaaataaaaacataacattAGACATTAGTCTTTGACACATAATATATGTCGCACTTGAACCACATACAAGCGGCATTGAAATAGTTCATCATGGAGAGAAGATTGGTACTGACCTCATTTTCAATTTTGTCAGTTGTTTGAGCAGCTCCTTCAGAGTGTAACTGAAGCCGCTCCCTTAGATTTATTACCTTATGGCACTAAGCCTACTGATTAATAGACTGAAAATATCATCTGCTGCAATTGTTGCTCAGTGAAAAACATCTAATGGGTATCCTTCAGTATTTTCGGTGgaataaaacattctaaaaaagAAGTGGGGACAACTACGGTACAACTGCAGCCAAATATAGGCAGaatttttttaatacagaatTTTGTTTTTGCTTATTTCTGTCCTTTTGCTGCTGCGACAGctgcatttattattttctataaTAAGTTAGTACAAATTGTTTTAACATTCATAGCCAGAGATTCGGACAAGTAATACTTTAGCTGTGGTCCCTGTCCTTGGGTCAGCATTTATCTTGAGTCAACATGCACAACACGCTGTGGTCTTTTTCTCTGTGGTCAGTGGATCaaattcacacatttaaaaaaagctataAAGTGAGAGAAATATATTTTGTGGtatgtttatttatgtttacCATCTGTTCAGCTGTCCCTTAAACAGTAAGAGGTCGCAGGAGGTCAGAGCAGTAGCTGTGTAACTGAAAACAGCTTTATCTCTTTACATCCCTGAGCCTCCACTAAGCTAGCCGGCGAACGCACACAACCTCTGCGTTTATCCTCAAAACAACTTCAACCTCTCATTGAAAATAAAAGCTGTTTCCGAGGTTAACGTGTTTTAAtatacaaagaaatgaaatgtttattaaaaaagtaaTCTCACCAAGGTTCACGGGCAtattcctccatgtttgttgctGTGAAGAGAGCGGTGCCTACGTCATCATTGTGCGCGCCGTGTGCCGTTGTGGAAAGTCGTGTCTACTCACAGATTAGAGGGGCGATCATCCTAAAAAAGGGCAAGGTAATGATAAATAGATTCCCATTCTTTCGGTTTCATTTGTAAGTAAACGTTTTAGTCTTGATGTAGTTTCGGTGGT
This sequence is a window from Pungitius pungitius chromosome 1, fPunPun2.1, whole genome shotgun sequence. Protein-coding genes within it:
- the timm17b gene encoding mitochondrial import inner membrane translocase subunit Tim17-B — translated: MEEYAREPCPWRIVDDCGGAFTMGVIGGGVFQAIKGFRNAPAGVGHRLRGSANAVRMRAPQIGGSFAVWGGLFSTIDCGLVRLRGKEDPWNSITSGALTGAILAARSGPLTMMGSAMMGGILLALIEGFGILLTRYTAQQFQNSIPFAEDPSQLPPKDGGEQQPRGAKGEFQ